Genomic DNA from Enterococcus saccharolyticus subsp. saccharolyticus:
TTTTGCGAAAATGAGGAATATATTTTTCCATCAAAAAATCCATGTTTAAAAGTCAAATGGATTAAAGAAAAGCAAACAATCATTGAGACGTTTAACGACGCAGAAATTAAACGGATGCTAAATTTTCAACACAAAAATAAGTTTTACGAATCTAGGAACAGGTTGATTGTAACGCTGTTAATCGAAACAGGTATTAGAGCACAATCACTTAGGTTTCTTATCCAATCTGAGCCACTTTTTGGATTATGGCTACCAGACAAAATGAATATGTAATCTTTGATTTAGGTAAAATATAGTTGAATTCAGAAATTGATTAAAGTCCTATAATTAAGGCTTTTTTATATAACTTAGATAATATCTTATCTTTCAGTTTTTAGCTGAAAGATATTTTTTTGTTTGTGTCGAAAAACAGATAAAAGATATATCAGAAATAGTTTAGGATTTTGCATTGTTTTTTTTATTGAAATAAAAGATGATTCTAATGTGAACAGGTTAAAATTTTGGGAAATGAGAGGTAAGGTATAATTGACTTTTAAGAAGAAAAAGATTAGAGGTTGGAAAAGAAGAAAACGAGCTATTGAAAATTGGAAGCAATGAAATCTAATCTTAGATAAAGACTTGTTAATAGATGATTCTAGAGATTATGTTAAAATCTGGATTGCACCTTTTTATACTCTGGATGAATATGATTTACCTTATTGGTATAAACAGCTATTGTTAGATGCTTTGATAGAAATCTATCATTCATGGCAAACGGAGATAGATTCGTTAAATAGAAAGTACTATCTAAAAATTTGGTTGTTTGAAAAGAATTTTATGCGCTCACAAGTTGTGGTTGCAATAGATGATTTTCTACATTTTTATGATAATTCTTTTGGTTATTTGATGAATGTAAAGAAATTACCAGTAGAACTAAGAACTAAAAAGAGTGGAATGTTTAGTTGGTCCCAAGGTTCTATTGTAACTACCCTTACCGAATTAGAATTGACTAGTTATTATTCTCAAAAAGAAATTTCTCAACTAAAAAAATCAGCGTATTTAACAAAAGATGATACGTATTTTATCAAAGAAGAGATTGTTTGGATTAATTAGAAAACATTTATTTAAAAATTTCATTTGTCAAATTAAGTTAGACAAATCATCTGGTTTTATATTTCTCAAAAATATTTCCATCGGTGTTTGATACTTTAGAGATTTTCTTGGGATGTGATTTCGTTTGGAAGCAACAGCTTGAATAAATGATTCTGATACTTCATTGAAGTCCATGGCTTTAACTAATCCATCACGACGTAATAATCCATTTGAATGTTCATTTAGAGCGCGTTGTGACGGGGTGCCTGGATCCGCAAAATAAATATCAATATCATTTTGATTTCCCATAGCTTTCCAATTTGAAAATTCTTTCCCACAGTCAAACGTAATTGATTTAAACAGATGTTTAGGAACCGTTTGAAACCAATGATTAATTCGATTTTCAATGTCCATTGCCTGTCTACCGGCTGGCTTCAATGTAATAATCACTTTTGACAAACGTTCCACCAATGTAATAACAGCACTTTTGTGTTTTCGACCGACAATAGTGTCTCCTTCAAGATGGCCAAATTCGTTTTCAAATTCTGGGTGCTTCTTGATTCGCTCATGTATACTGCGCCGAAAAGCTTGTTTCCCACGTTTTTCTTGGTGTCCATTTGGTTTTCGTTTGCCTTTCATAGGCAAATCATGCACATTAAATGCGCCAGTTTGAAACATTCGATACAGTGTACGAACTGAACAATCAAGTTTCATTTCCGAGCGGCCGACAATCACATCCGGTGTCCACCCTTGAACAACCCTCTTTTGAACATATTCTTTTTGTTCCTCTGGTAAAACAATCGAGCGTCTACCACAGCGTTTTTTGTTTTCTTTGTATTGTTGATAGTAGTTCAGTATCGTAGCACCAGTTTTCAAAAATTGATACACGTTATGAATCGTTTGTCGCGCACGTCCTAAGCATTGCGCAGTTTTGGCAACGGATTGATTATTTTTGAAATAAGACTCTATGATTACTAATTCGTCTGTTGTAAGATGGTTATAGGTCATTTGTACTCACTCCTTAATAATTCTTTGGTCGGAACTATTTTGAGTGTAGCACAAATGATCTTTTTAGTTGTCTAGCTTAATTTTACAATCGACGAAATAAAAAAACATTCTATAAATTTTTTCGTATCTTACTATGAAAAAATAAAACAAGATGAAAAGCTATCTATTGCTTTTATACTGCTGAAAAGCTAAACTAATGAGAGAAAAAGAAAGGGGAATAAATAAAAGATGTTACAAACAAATTTTGTTGATTATACTTTTGAAAATCCATTGATGAATGCTTCTGGTGTTCATTGTATGACAGATAAAGAATTAGATGAACTATCTGCGTCTAAGGCAGGAGCTTTTGTTACTAAAAGTACTACAATTAATCTTCGTGAAGGCAATCCTTCTCCACGTTATTACGATGTACCACTAGGTAGTATCAATTCTATGGGGTTACCTAATCTAGGTTTGCAATATTATTTAGATTATGCAATTGATCGTCAAGATAAATTTGACGCGCCAATCTTCTTTTCAATTGCTGGAATGAGTGTAGCGGAAAACATTGAAATGTTGGAAGTGATTCAAGCAAGTGATTTTAATGGGGTGACAGAATTAAACTTATCTTGTCCAAACGTTCCAGGGAAACCACAAGTTGCTTATGATTTTCCATTAACAGAAGAAATTTTGACAAAGGTTTTCTCTTTCTTTACAAAACCACTAGGAATAAAACTGCCTCCTTATTTTGATTTAGCACATTTCGATGAAATGGCAGCAATTTTAAATAAATTTCCATTAACTTATGTTAACTCAATTAACTCTGTTGGGA
This window encodes:
- a CDS encoding IS30 family transposase, encoding MTYNHLTTDELVIIESYFKNNQSVAKTAQCLGRARQTIHNVYQFLKTGATILNYYQQYKENKKRCGRRSIVLPEEQKEYVQKRVVQGWTPDVIVGRSEMKLDCSVRTLYRMFQTGAFNVHDLPMKGKRKPNGHQEKRGKQAFRRSIHERIKKHPEFENEFGHLEGDTIVGRKHKSAVITLVERLSKVIITLKPAGRQAMDIENRINHWFQTVPKHLFKSITFDCGKEFSNWKAMGNQNDIDIYFADPGTPSQRALNEHSNGLLRRDGLVKAMDFNEVSESFIQAVASKRNHIPRKSLKYQTPMEIFLRNIKPDDLSNLI
- a CDS encoding dihydroorotate oxidase — encoded protein: MLQTNFVDYTFENPLMNASGVHCMTDKELDELSASKAGAFVTKSTTINLREGNPSPRYYDVPLGSINSMGLPNLGLQYYLDYAIDRQDKFDAPIFFSIAGMSVAENIEMLEVIQASDFNGVTELNLSCPNVPGKPQVAYDFPLTEEILTKVFSFFTKPLGIKLPPYFDLAHFDEMAAILNKFPLTYVNSINSVGNGLYIDVEQESVVIKPKDGFGGIGGEYIKPTALANVRAFYTRLNPSIKIVGTGGIRNGQDAFEHLLCGATMLQIGTELHKEGPAIFDRIAAELEAIMEEKGYETIDEFRGKLKSITD